Genomic window (Caldinitratiruptor microaerophilus):
GGCCGCCTCCGCGGCGTGGAAGAGGGTCGCAACCACCGCCCGGTAGCGCGTGAGGACGGGGGGCGGCGGCAGGTCGTCGCTCAGCGCCGTGTCGGCGTAGACCGGCAGGGCGGCTTCCAGTTCGGCCCGCAGCGCCTCGACCACGCGGCGGTGGCCGCCGACCACCAGGACCCGCTCGGGGCGCGTGGTGCGCCGCTCGACGAGCTGGCCGTACGCGAGGAGGGCGAGGCCGAGCTCGGCCGGCGCCACCCCGAGCGCGGCGGCGCGCTCCCGGCCGAACTCCAGGGCGGCGCGCAGGGTGCTGCCGGCGGGGCCGGGGGGGCGGTCGGCCACGAAGATGCCCCGGCCGTGCTCGCTGTGGACGTATCCCTCCGCCTCGAGCTCGGCGATGGCGTGGATCACCGTGTTGCGGTTGAGGCCCGTGCGGCGCGCGAGCTCCCTCAGCCCGGGCAGGCGGGCCCCGGGGCGCAGGAGGCCGAGGCGGATCTGGAGGCGGAGCTGTTCCTTCAACTGCAGGGTGAGCGGCACGGGGCTGGTCGGGTCGAGGGAGAAAGGCTGCACGGTCGGGTCCCCCGTCAGGGATGGGGTGCGGGGACGGGTGCCGGGCCCTTCACGGCTCGTCCACGGCCTCAGGGCCCATGCCCTGCCACTCGGCGTACAGGCCGCTGCGAATGCCGAAATGGTCCAGGACCCGGCCGACGAAGTGGTCGACCACGTCCTGGAGGGTCCGGGGCCGGTCGTAGAACGCCGGGACGGGCGGCATGATGATCGCCCCGGCCCGGCTCAGCCGTAGCATGTTCTCCAGGTGGATGGCGTGGAGCGGTGTCTCCCGGGGGCACAGCACGAGGGTGCGGCGCTCCTTCAGGCAGACGTCGGCGGCGCGGGTGAGGAGGTCGGCGGTGTAGCCGGCGGCCAGGGCACCCAGGGTCTTCATGCTGCACGGGAGGACCACCATGCCGGCCGTCTGGAAGGAGCCGCTGGCCACCGGGCTGCTGAGGTCCGAAGGGTGGTAGGAGGCCGTCGCCAGGGCGGTGACCTCGGCGGCCGGGCGGCCGAGTTCGTGCTCGATCGTCCGCCGCGCCCAGCCGGTCGCGATGAGGTGGGTCTCCACACCCAGCTCCCGCGCGACCTCCAGGAGCCGGACGCCGTAGATGACCCCGCTCGCCCCGCTGATGCCGACGATCAGCCGCATGCCTGTCTCCCTTCGCCTCCGCCGGGTGCCGGATGTGACGGCGCCATGGGGCCGCATCGTAGTAGTGTTCGACCTGCGGCGGGCAAAGCCTCCTGGACGGCCGGCTCAGGAAGTCAGCCAGGCGGGGTTCTGACCGTTGACCCGGATGTGACCCTGCTCCTCCCTCACTGGGTGGCGCGGCTGGCTCCTGCGGCCTCGACGGCCTGCCGGAGAGCCTCGGCGATCCGAGTCGGATCCGGGGGAGGAACCGGTGCTGTGGCTTCGACACGGATGGGCCACCGGAGCCAGCCCGCACGGGCCTCGATGCTCACGGTGGCGGTGGGTCGCGTGCCGGACGGGGTGGCGACCCTGACGTCGGTCACGCGATAGGCGCCCCGTTTCGGGAAGCCGAGCGAGAGCGCAGCCGTCGGCACCAGCCGCCTGGCCTCGGCGGTTGCGGCCGTCGGAACGCAGCGGGTGTTGAGGAGCTGGCCCATCCGGGCCGGGTTCAGGTCGTGCTCGAGCAGCACGTGTTGGGCCGACGTCTCCACGTCGCCGCAGCGCTGCGTCAGGGTGACGACGACTTCCGCCGTGTAGCCTCCGGCCGCTGCCACTGCGGCTTCCCGCACCGTGCGTAGCAGCTGCCTGCGGGCGACCTGGGCCCGGGCGAAGTCGATGGCGATCGCCGCGAGGAGCACGACGGCCGCAGGAGCCAGGAGTCGCATTCTGGGCGTCATCGGCTCACCTCGTGTGCCGTTCTCTGGCTTCAGGGGGACGCGGCCCACCCGTAGCACTTGCCGTGCGGGTAACGGGGGAGGGGGAACCCCGACCGCCACCGGGGCCGTCATATCCTTGCACGGTCCCGAATCTTCGACACCCGGGGCTACAGAC
Coding sequences:
- a CDS encoding GntR family transcriptional regulator; protein product: MQPFSLDPTSPVPLTLQLKEQLRLQIRLGLLRPGARLPGLRELARRTGLNRNTVIHAIAELEAEGYVHSEHGRGIFVADRPPGPAGSTLRAALEFGRERAAALGVAPAELGLALLAYGQLVERRTTRPERVLVVGGHRRVVEALRAELEAALPVYADTALSDDLPPPPVLTRYRAVVATLFHAAEAAQSLARLGLAVPVIAAAGPEVRSAWERLRTLPAATRVVLLAADWVQAGRVRRSLTAAGLEHLDIDVRAGRADHALRGPAGAILQAASRSALPAPAAPDGVLVVTEPAALSPDVTNELREAVGAPSRPARPPVSPWF
- a CDS encoding UbiX family flavin prenyltransferase; the protein is MRLIVGISGASGVIYGVRLLEVARELGVETHLIATGWARRTIEHELGRPAAEVTALATASYHPSDLSSPVASGSFQTAGMVVLPCSMKTLGALAAGYTADLLTRAADVCLKERRTLVLCPRETPLHAIHLENMLRLSRAGAIIMPPVPAFYDRPRTLQDVVDHFVGRVLDHFGIRSGLYAEWQGMGPEAVDEP